The Meiothermus sp. CFH 77666 genome has a window encoding:
- a CDS encoding roadblock/LC7 domain-containing protein yields MVEPAIALFGSAYQKASQVLEELLRESGARYAMLLDRKGFVLAHKEALWAPRPPALDSLATLIAGNAAATQALAKMLGEPRFNELLHQGATHGLYAEEVGELALLVVIFDNSAPVGRVKLFGKRAVQALEVITRDAVVQPGTLGIDHEYRDGASALLDELFGN; encoded by the coding sequence ATGGTTGAGCCTGCCATCGCACTCTTTGGGAGCGCCTACCAGAAAGCTTCGCAGGTTCTCGAGGAGTTGTTACGCGAGAGCGGGGCACGTTATGCAATGCTGCTGGATCGCAAGGGGTTTGTGCTGGCCCACAAAGAAGCCCTCTGGGCGCCCAGGCCTCCAGCGCTGGACTCGCTGGCTACCCTGATCGCCGGTAACGCCGCCGCCACCCAGGCCCTGGCCAAAATGCTGGGCGAGCCCCGCTTCAACGAGCTGCTGCATCAGGGGGCCACCCACGGCCTGTACGCTGAAGAGGTGGGCGAGCTGGCCTTGCTGGTGGTTATCTTCGACAACTCGGCCCCGGTGGGCCGGGTTAAGCTGTTCGGCAAGCGAGCGGTACAGGCCCTCGAGGTCATCACCCGTGACGCGGTGGTGCAACCTGGAACCCTCGGGATTGATCATGAGTATCGGGATGGGGCCAGTGCCCTCCTGGACGAACTATTTGGGAACTGA
- the gcvH gene encoding glycine cleavage system protein GcvH, whose translation MNYPSELKYTKSHEWVRLEGDVAVVGITDFAQDALGDVVFVELPQVGKVAEAGVAVAVVESVKTASDIYAPVAGEIIEVNAALGDKPELLNQSPYGEGWLFKMKVNPADVEGLLSAADYQAVAESQ comes from the coding sequence ATGAACTATCCTTCCGAGCTTAAGTACACCAAGTCGCACGAATGGGTTCGCCTCGAGGGCGACGTAGCCGTGGTAGGTATCACCGACTTTGCCCAGGATGCGCTGGGCGACGTGGTGTTTGTGGAACTACCGCAGGTGGGTAAGGTTGCCGAAGCGGGCGTCGCGGTAGCGGTGGTGGAGTCGGTCAAGACCGCCTCGGATATTTACGCGCCGGTAGCAGGTGAGATTATCGAGGTGAATGCTGCCCTGGGAGATAAACCAGAGCTGCTCAACCAGTCGCCCTATGGGGAAGGGTGGCTGTTCAAGATGAAGGTCAATCCTGCCGACGTGGAGGGGCTTTTGTCGGCTGCGGATTATCAGGCTGTAGCGGAAAGCCAGTGA
- a CDS encoding ADP-ribosylation factor-like protein: MSTINFAAREINFKIVYYGPGMSGKTTNLKWVFQQVPQNRKGEMVSLATEDERTLFFDFLPVDLGEVKGFKTRFHLYTVPGQVFYNASRKLILRGVDGIVFVADSAPNRLRANAESMRNLRENLAEYGIKPEDIPIVLQANKRDTPDALPVEMIQAVIDPEMRLPIFEAVATTGVGVFETLKAVSRQVLSRVAAAS; the protein is encoded by the coding sequence ATGAGCACGATTAACTTTGCCGCCAGGGAGATCAACTTCAAAATCGTTTACTACGGCCCCGGCATGTCCGGCAAGACCACCAACCTCAAGTGGGTCTTCCAGCAGGTGCCCCAGAACCGCAAAGGGGAGATGGTCTCGCTGGCGACCGAAGACGAACGAACCTTATTCTTCGACTTTTTGCCGGTGGATCTGGGTGAGGTGAAGGGCTTCAAGACCCGCTTCCACCTCTACACCGTGCCGGGGCAGGTTTTTTACAACGCCAGCCGCAAGCTCATCTTGCGGGGGGTGGATGGGATAGTGTTCGTGGCCGACTCCGCTCCCAACCGCCTGCGGGCCAACGCCGAGTCCATGCGCAACCTGCGCGAGAACCTGGCCGAGTACGGCATCAAACCCGAGGACATCCCCATCGTGCTCCAGGCCAACAAGCGCGACACCCCGGATGCCCTGCCGGTCGAGATGATTCAGGCCGTGATCGACCCCGAGATGCGCCTGCCCATCTTCGAGGCGGTGGCCACTACGGGGGTGGGGGTCTTCGAGACTCTTAAGGCGGTCAGCCGCCAGGTGCTCTCGAGGGTGGCAGCAGCCTCTTGA
- the gcvP gene encoding aminomethyl-transferring glycine dehydrogenase, whose translation MRENQKPRSTDFSRRHIGPTPEDIQAMLEAVGVSTLDELIAQTVPASIRESVPLDIGPGLSETEMLARMRAIANKNQVFTSLIGQGYYGTILPPVIQRNLLENPAWYTAYTPYQPEISQGRLEALLNFQTMIADLTGLDIANASLLDEATAAAEAMAVAERSCKHPRKAFFADKNLHPQTLAVLQTRAEPLGWELVVGDPEADLHPEGLFGAIFQYPDTLGQIRDLRPFIERVRAAGGVAVVAADLLALTLLTPPGELGADIAVGSAQRFGVPMGYGGPHAGYMAVKDAFKRALPGRLVGVSIDSRGNRAYRLTLQTREQHIRREKATSNICTAQVLLAVIASMYAVYHGPDGLREIAQSIHDKTSVLAAGLERLGFARVNAQFFDTLTLRAEGRVEEILSEARKRRINLRKVDDEHIGIALDETTTPEVIEAVWEAFGGRFKYADLAPSNHLPAGLVRTSRYLTHPVFNRYHSETELMRYMRKLADRDLALDRAMIPLGSCTMKLNAAAEMMPISWPEFANLHPFAPAEQARGYQELFDTLSCWLCEITGYDAISLQPNSGAQGEYAGLLAIRAYHRSRGEGHRNVCLIPSSAHGTNPASAHMAGMEVVVVACDEQGYVDLQDLEAKARQHAEHLAAVMVTYPSTHGVFEEKIRELCEIVHRYGGQVYLDGANLNAQVGLSKPGHYGADVSHLNLHKTFAIPHGGGGPGMGPIGVKAHLAPFLPGHPVLDGGTAPVGPVSAAPYGSASILPISFAYIWMMGSEGLRRATEVAILNANYIARRLEPHFPVLYKNEKGRVAHECILDPRAFKKFDITAEDIAKRLIDYGFHAPTMSFPVPGTLMVEPTESESKHELDRFIRAMIAIREEIAQVEQGVLTAEESPLRHAPHTVLDIADEHWNRKYTRAQGCFPGGQSALDKYWSPVNRVDNVYGDRNIMCACPPVEDYAQATD comes from the coding sequence ATGCGTGAAAATCAAAAGCCCCGCTCCACCGATTTCTCAAGGCGCCACATTGGCCCCACCCCGGAAGACATCCAGGCGATGCTCGAGGCGGTCGGTGTTTCCACCCTGGACGAACTGATTGCCCAAACGGTGCCGGCCTCGATCCGCGAGAGCGTCCCCCTGGACATTGGCCCCGGTCTGAGCGAGACCGAGATGCTGGCGCGGATGCGGGCCATTGCCAATAAGAACCAGGTCTTCACCTCGCTGATTGGTCAGGGTTATTACGGAACCATCCTGCCCCCCGTAATTCAGCGAAACCTGCTGGAAAACCCGGCCTGGTACACCGCCTACACGCCCTATCAGCCCGAGATAAGCCAGGGACGGCTGGAAGCTTTGCTCAACTTCCAGACCATGATTGCCGACCTGACCGGCCTGGATATTGCCAATGCCTCGTTGCTGGACGAGGCCACTGCGGCTGCCGAGGCCATGGCGGTGGCAGAGCGCAGCTGTAAGCACCCACGCAAGGCGTTTTTTGCCGACAAGAACCTGCACCCCCAGACCCTGGCCGTGCTGCAAACCCGTGCCGAACCGCTGGGCTGGGAGCTGGTGGTGGGCGACCCGGAGGCCGACCTGCACCCCGAGGGGCTCTTTGGGGCCATCTTCCAGTACCCCGACACGCTGGGGCAGATCCGCGATCTGCGGCCATTTATCGAAAGAGTGCGGGCCGCAGGGGGCGTGGCTGTTGTGGCTGCCGATCTGCTGGCCCTCACCCTGCTGACCCCGCCCGGCGAGCTGGGGGCCGATATTGCGGTGGGTTCGGCCCAGCGCTTTGGGGTGCCGATGGGCTACGGCGGGCCCCACGCCGGTTACATGGCGGTCAAGGATGCCTTTAAGCGGGCCCTGCCGGGGCGGCTGGTAGGGGTCTCGATAGACTCGAGGGGCAACCGGGCCTACCGCCTGACCCTCCAGACCCGAGAACAGCACATCCGCCGCGAGAAGGCCACCTCCAACATCTGCACCGCGCAGGTCTTGCTGGCGGTGATTGCCTCGATGTACGCGGTCTACCACGGGCCGGACGGCCTGCGCGAGATTGCCCAGAGCATCCACGACAAAACCAGCGTACTGGCGGCGGGCCTCGAGCGCCTGGGCTTTGCGCGGGTCAACGCCCAGTTTTTCGATACCCTGACCCTCCGGGCCGAGGGCCGGGTCGAGGAAATCCTGAGCGAAGCCCGCAAGCGGCGCATCAATCTACGCAAGGTGGACGATGAGCACATTGGCATTGCCCTCGACGAGACCACCACGCCCGAGGTTATCGAGGCCGTCTGGGAGGCATTTGGGGGCCGCTTCAAGTACGCCGATTTGGCTCCCTCAAACCATCTGCCGGCAGGTCTGGTGCGTACCTCCAGATACCTGACCCATCCGGTTTTCAACCGCTACCACTCCGAGACCGAGCTTATGCGCTACATGCGCAAGCTGGCCGACCGCGACTTAGCCCTCGACCGGGCCATGATTCCCCTGGGCTCCTGCACCATGAAGCTCAACGCCGCCGCCGAGATGATGCCCATAAGCTGGCCGGAGTTTGCCAACCTGCACCCCTTTGCCCCCGCGGAGCAGGCCAGGGGCTACCAGGAACTTTTCGACACCCTGAGCTGCTGGCTGTGCGAGATTACCGGCTACGATGCCATCTCGCTTCAGCCCAACTCGGGCGCCCAGGGGGAGTACGCCGGGCTCCTGGCCATCCGGGCTTACCACCGCTCGAGGGGCGAGGGGCACCGTAATGTTTGCCTGATTCCCTCTTCGGCCCACGGCACCAACCCGGCCTCGGCGCACATGGCCGGGATGGAGGTGGTGGTGGTGGCCTGTGACGAGCAGGGCTATGTGGATTTGCAAGACCTCGAGGCCAAAGCTCGGCAACACGCCGAACATCTGGCTGCCGTGATGGTTACCTACCCCTCCACCCACGGGGTGTTTGAAGAGAAAATCCGCGAGCTGTGCGAGATTGTGCACCGCTACGGGGGGCAGGTTTACCTGGATGGGGCCAACCTCAACGCCCAGGTGGGGCTCTCGAAGCCCGGCCATTACGGAGCCGATGTCTCGCACCTCAACCTGCACAAAACCTTTGCTATTCCCCACGGCGGCGGCGGGCCGGGGATGGGGCCCATCGGGGTCAAGGCCCATCTGGCCCCGTTCCTGCCGGGGCACCCGGTGCTGGACGGCGGCACCGCGCCGGTGGGGCCAGTCTCGGCGGCCCCCTACGGCTCGGCCTCCATCCTGCCCATCTCCTTTGCCTACATCTGGATGATGGGCAGCGAGGGGCTGCGGCGGGCCACCGAGGTTGCCATTTTGAACGCAAACTATATCGCCCGGCGGCTCGAGCCCCACTTCCCGGTGCTCTACAAAAACGAAAAGGGCCGGGTGGCCCACGAGTGCATCCTCGACCCCCGGGCCTTCAAGAAATTCGACATCACCGCCGAGGACATCGCCAAACGCCTGATTGACTATGGCTTCCACGCCCCCACCATGAGCTTCCCGGTGCCCGGTACCCTGATGGTGGAGCCCACCGAGTCGGAGTCCAAACACGAGCTTGACCGCTTTATTCGGGCCATGATTGCCATCCGGGAAGAAATTGCCCAGGTGGAGCAGGGCGTGCTCACGGCAGAGGAAAGCCCCCTGCGTCATGCGCCTCATACCGTGTTGGACATTGCCGATGAACACTGGAACCGCAAATATACCAGGGCTCAGGGCTGTTTCCCCGGTGGGCAGTCGGCTCTGGACAAGTACTGGAGCCCGGTAAACCGGGTGGACAATGTGTACGGCGACCGCAATATTATGTGCGCCTGCCCGCCAGTGGAGGACTACGCCCAGGCCACGGACTGA
- a CDS encoding phosphatidate cytidylyltransferase, with product MPPQARPDASLPTRVVSSLVGVVVLFLVLWEGRILMFSALVFILVLGSLELRYMLRNKGIELNMAFLIGGGLVMLLFSLPQLHDIYPGVPWREIALGLVLIGAFSSELIVGANIQRFAYSLMAFLYLPWTLGFFLLLRHSPDGTVGLWILALPLISSFANDIGGYFVGRYLGKRKLAPTISPGKTVEGSIGGILTSFLLLFLFTAIVRSAYPESPFALFRPVEIFIVNLVLSFAAQLGDLTESMLKRFCGVKDSGYFLPGHGGLLDRLDSHLFTVPLTYYLLTIFI from the coding sequence CTGCCTCCGCAAGCCCGACCCGACGCCTCCCTGCCCACCCGCGTAGTCTCGTCGCTGGTGGGGGTGGTGGTGCTTTTCCTGGTGTTGTGGGAAGGGCGCATTCTTATGTTTTCGGCTCTGGTTTTCATCCTGGTACTGGGTTCGCTCGAGCTGCGCTACATGCTCCGTAACAAGGGTATCGAGCTCAATATGGCCTTCCTGATTGGCGGCGGGTTGGTGATGCTTTTGTTCAGCCTGCCCCAACTCCATGACATCTACCCTGGGGTGCCCTGGCGGGAAATTGCCCTGGGGCTGGTGCTCATTGGGGCCTTTAGCTCTGAGCTGATCGTGGGCGCTAACATTCAGCGCTTCGCATACAGCCTGATGGCCTTCTTGTACCTGCCCTGGACGCTGGGTTTCTTTCTGTTGCTGCGCCACTCCCCAGACGGCACAGTGGGCCTCTGGATTCTCGCGCTACCCCTCATCAGCAGCTTTGCCAACGATATCGGCGGCTACTTTGTGGGCCGCTATCTGGGAAAGCGCAAACTGGCCCCTACCATCAGCCCTGGCAAAACGGTAGAGGGCTCTATCGGTGGCATCCTCACCAGTTTTTTGCTTTTGTTTTTGTTTACCGCCATCGTTCGTTCAGCCTATCCCGAAAGCCCCTTTGCCCTGTTCCGACCGGTGGAAATCTTTATTGTCAATCTGGTGCTCTCCTTTGCGGCACAACTGGGCGATCTGACCGAATCCATGCTGAAGCGCTTTTGCGGCGTAAAGGACTCCGGTTACTTCCTGCCCGGTCATGGGGGCCTGCTGGATCGGCTGGATTCGCACCTTTTCACGGTGCCGCTCACCTACTATCTGCTGACCATCTTTATTTGA
- a CDS encoding alpha/beta fold hydrolase — protein sequence MRLFGVILAFSAIGWASGVFAQGVATIPELTRLRYGGGTLVAERVLERNPSFTRYLVRYPSDGLTMYGFMNVPNTAGRFPVVIVIHGYVNPAIYRTLAYTTRYADSLARAGFVTIHPNLRGHGLSQGSPEQGASRVLYAREILDLAAIVRAQAGRGALEKALPSVGLMGHSMGGGIAQRVAVLDPQIRAVLLYGTMHGDDLKNARQICFVFTNRQRGCNELNTPPETLAQISPINFYARIRAQVQVHHGTADTQTPYAWAGEICAALRKNNVSHQCFTYAGAGHTFRNSNFTLLMERAEAFFRKTLY from the coding sequence ATGCGGCTCTTTGGCGTAATCCTGGCTTTTAGCGCAATCGGGTGGGCCTCAGGGGTCTTTGCACAGGGTGTTGCCACGATTCCCGAACTCACCCGCCTTCGCTACGGCGGCGGAACGCTGGTGGCCGAGCGGGTGCTGGAGCGCAACCCCAGCTTTACCCGCTATCTGGTGCGTTACCCCTCCGATGGCCTGACCATGTACGGCTTCATGAACGTGCCCAACACAGCAGGGCGCTTTCCGGTAGTGATTGTGATTCATGGGTATGTGAACCCCGCCATCTACCGCACCCTGGCCTACACCACCCGCTATGCCGACAGCCTGGCCCGGGCCGGGTTCGTTACCATTCACCCCAATCTGCGCGGGCACGGCCTGTCGCAGGGGAGCCCCGAGCAAGGGGCCTCGAGGGTGCTGTATGCGCGGGAAATACTCGACCTGGCTGCAATTGTGCGGGCCCAGGCGGGGCGTGGAGCGCTGGAAAAAGCCCTGCCCAGCGTGGGGCTGATGGGGCACAGCATGGGCGGCGGCATAGCCCAGCGGGTAGCGGTGCTCGACCCGCAAATTCGGGCGGTGTTGCTCTACGGCACCATGCACGGCGACGACCTGAAGAATGCCCGGCAGATCTGCTTTGTTTTCACCAACCGTCAGCGCGGCTGCAACGAGCTCAACACGCCACCCGAGACCCTGGCGCAAATCTCCCCCATCAATTTTTACGCCCGTATCCGGGCCCAGGTGCAGGTGCACCACGGCACCGCCGATACCCAGACCCCCTACGCCTGGGCCGGTGAAATTTGTGCGGCGCTACGGAAAAACAACGTTTCCCACCAGTGTTTTACCTATGCCGGTGCGGGCCACACTTTTCGCAATTCGAACTTCACCCTCCTGATGGAACGAGCGGAGGCTTTTTTCCGAAAGACGCTATATTGA
- the gcvT gene encoding glycine cleavage system aminomethyltransferase GcvT encodes MKTTPLHQAHLALGAKMVPFAGYEMPIQYTSITSEHLAVRGLAGMFDVSHMGEFWIRGSGALEFLQYATLNDVSKLKVGRAQYSMLPNERGGLVDDIYIYRTNENEYLMVVNAANIEKDWAHLNNLKAGFEVELENASDFFALIAVQGPQAVAVLQKLSDTDLTSRKKNDTFMGKLVGKWVRFARTGYTGEDGYEVFVAPDEARVVWEALLGAEVTPCGLGARDTLRLEAGFPLYGHELTDETSPLCTPFSWVVKSHKEFHGKEALLKNPCERQLVGLQVEGGIPREGYRVLKEGREVGILTSGTHSPVLKKGIGMAYVKSDLTALGTSLDVEIRGRMAAATVVETPFVKL; translated from the coding sequence ATGAAAACCACTCCACTTCATCAAGCGCACCTGGCGCTGGGGGCCAAAATGGTTCCCTTTGCCGGCTATGAAATGCCCATCCAGTACACCTCCATTACCTCCGAACACCTGGCCGTGCGGGGGCTTGCGGGCATGTTCGACGTGAGCCACATGGGGGAGTTCTGGATACGGGGGTCGGGAGCACTCGAGTTCTTGCAGTACGCAACCCTGAACGACGTCTCCAAGCTCAAGGTGGGACGGGCCCAGTACTCCATGCTGCCCAACGAGCGGGGGGGCCTGGTGGACGACATCTACATTTACCGGACGAACGAGAACGAGTATTTGATGGTGGTGAACGCGGCCAACATCGAGAAAGACTGGGCTCACCTCAACAACCTGAAGGCAGGTTTTGAAGTGGAGCTCGAGAACGCCTCCGACTTCTTTGCCCTCATTGCCGTACAGGGCCCCCAGGCCGTAGCCGTGCTGCAAAAGCTCTCGGACACCGACCTGACCTCACGCAAGAAGAACGATACCTTCATGGGTAAGCTGGTGGGGAAGTGGGTGCGCTTTGCCCGCACCGGTTACACAGGCGAGGATGGCTACGAGGTGTTTGTGGCCCCGGACGAGGCCCGGGTGGTCTGGGAGGCTCTGCTGGGGGCGGAAGTCACCCCATGTGGGCTGGGGGCGCGGGATACCCTGCGGCTGGAAGCGGGTTTTCCCCTCTACGGCCACGAGCTGACCGACGAGACCAGCCCCCTTTGTACGCCCTTTAGCTGGGTGGTCAAAAGCCACAAGGAGTTTCACGGTAAAGAAGCCCTGCTAAAAAACCCCTGCGAGCGTCAGCTGGTGGGCTTGCAGGTGGAAGGGGGCATTCCCCGCGAGGGCTACCGGGTGCTGAAGGAGGGTCGGGAAGTGGGCATCCTGACCTCGGGTACACACTCGCCGGTACTGAAGAAGGGTATCGGGATGGCGTATGTGAAGTCAGACCTCACTGCTTTGGGCACTTCCCTGGACGTTGAAATTCGGGGCAGAATGGCAGCCGCAACCGTGGTCGAGACGCCTTTTGTTAAGTTGTAG
- the dxr gene encoding 1-deoxy-D-xylulose-5-phosphate reductoisomerase → MSDIPKRIVVLGSTGSIGTQTLDVCRWRGYRVVGLVAGKNLELLSRQIVEFQPEAVAADASVLPELRLRFPNLYLTDALEVAAWPSDVVVGAVPGLAGLPGVRAAVQQGRRMALANKESMVAAGPLLWQDAEQSGAEIIPVDSEHSALFQSLVGEPFQDVAELILTASGGPFLREPADLSKVTPQMALNHPRWKMGPKVTIDSSTLFNKGLEVLEAVQLFKVSIEKVKVQIHPQSYVHSMVRFQDGNIKAQLGPTDMRLAIQYALTYPHRPPTPLRDAPIPERLDFYPPDTQRFPALALAYEAGRKGGLAPVVLNAADEIAVEAFLQGQIGYLGIPRVLEKVLQQTPNAPLTWDNVYQADLEARERARELLNVKA, encoded by the coding sequence ATGAGTGATATCCCCAAACGCATCGTGGTGCTGGGTTCTACTGGCTCCATCGGCACCCAGACGCTGGATGTGTGCCGCTGGCGGGGCTACCGGGTGGTGGGGCTGGTAGCGGGTAAGAACCTGGAACTGCTATCCCGGCAAATTGTCGAGTTTCAACCAGAAGCGGTGGCGGCCGATGCAAGCGTCCTACCCGAGTTGCGGCTTCGCTTTCCAAACCTGTACCTCACCGATGCACTCGAGGTAGCCGCCTGGCCATCGGATGTAGTCGTGGGGGCCGTTCCAGGGCTGGCGGGTCTGCCGGGGGTACGGGCCGCCGTGCAGCAGGGCCGTCGAATGGCCCTGGCCAACAAGGAAAGCATGGTGGCTGCCGGGCCGCTGCTCTGGCAAGATGCAGAACAGAGCGGCGCGGAGATTATCCCGGTGGACTCCGAGCACTCGGCCCTCTTTCAGAGCCTGGTAGGCGAGCCCTTCCAGGATGTGGCCGAGCTAATCCTGACTGCCTCGGGAGGGCCTTTTCTGCGCGAACCGGCTGACCTGTCTAAGGTTACCCCCCAGATGGCCCTCAACCACCCCCGCTGGAAGATGGGGCCCAAGGTGACCATAGACTCCTCGACCCTGTTCAACAAGGGCCTCGAGGTGCTCGAGGCGGTGCAGCTCTTCAAAGTTTCTATTGAAAAAGTGAAGGTGCAGATTCACCCCCAGTCCTATGTGCACTCGATGGTGCGCTTCCAGGACGGCAATATCAAGGCCCAGCTGGGCCCCACCGATATGCGCCTGGCCATCCAGTACGCCCTCACCTACCCCCATCGTCCCCCGACCCCCCTGCGCGACGCGCCCATCCCCGAGCGCCTGGACTTTTACCCCCCCGATACCCAGCGCTTTCCGGCCCTGGCCCTGGCCTACGAAGCTGGACGAAAGGGCGGCCTGGCCCCGGTCGTGCTCAACGCCGCCGACGAAATTGCAGTCGAAGCATTCTTGCAGGGTCAGATCGGCTACCTCGGGATTCCCAGGGTGCTGGAAAAAGTGTTGCAGCAGACCCCCAATGCGCCCCTCACCTGGGACAATGTGTACCAGGCCGACCTCGAGGCCCGCGAACGGGCTCGAGAATTGCTCAACGTGAAGGCATAA